From Gammaproteobacteria bacterium:
AGACACGGCCCCTGATTCGAGATTTTTCGAAGCTATCTCCTCTTTACCCCGCGCATTAGCCGCAGTCGACTACCTGTTCAAGGGCCTGACATTCATGCGGGCGATCAGGAAGGCGCGCATACCCGTTTACAAAAACGTGTACGGCCTCCGTGCCGAAGGGGACGAGTCACTAGAGTCGGTATGTTTTAACCTGACTCGGAGTAGAGCGGGTAACCGGATCAAGGTTAAAATCGAAGCCGATACCCTGATGTTACACCAGGGTGTGATCTCCAATATACGCCTGCCCCTTGCTGCAGGTTGCAACCTGGTATGGGATGCGCTACAGCAAAACTGGAAGGTCAGAAAGGATAAGTGGGGCCAGACAAGTGTCAAACAAGTCATGGTTGCAGGTGATTGCGCCGGTGTCGTCGGCGCCCGGGCGGCCGAGTTACAGGGCAGGCTTTGCGCATTGCAGCTTGGCTATGAACTGCGTGCAATCGGTCCGGGACAGCGCGATAGATCGGCGCAGCAGCTTAACCGGTCGCTGAACCGGCATCTCTCGATCCGGACTTTTATCGATAAGCTTTATGCACCAGGCAGGGCCTATCAGCTACCGGACGATGAGACACTGGTGTGCCGCTGTGAAGAGGTAAATGCCGGCCAGGTGCGCCAGGCTGTGCGTATGGGATGCGTAGGACCCAACCAGGTCAAGGCTTTCACCCGTTGCGGCATGGGCCCATGCCAGGGCTGCCTGTGCGGCAGCACGGTCGCGGCGCTGGTGGCCGATGAAACCGGCGCATCGATGGAGCAAGTCGGGTATTTCAGGGTACGTCCACCCTTTAAGCCAATCACGCTGGGCGAACTTGCAAACACCTAGACAGACGTGACACCGCCCGCTTGGCGCGTGGCGGCATGATACAGGCAGGTATTGGGGTCGCAGATGTGTTGCTTCAGAGCGAGCAGTTTGCGAGGCCGTTGATCCAGCTGGCTAACAGGCTAACCCCTAAGTTATCGATCAGATTTGACCCCAGTGGTGGCATGCCGTGGCTGTCGCGCCGACTGGCCCTGGAAATGACTAACGAGCGTGCAGCGTCACCGGGTGCGATCAGGCGTGCGTTGCTAATGCCGAGATCGCCTTCAAGCGGTATGGCATCGCAGGTATTGGTATTGGAAAACAGCGTGGTATAGCGTAAGTCCATGGTGGATGGAGTTGGTCCACCGGGGCGATGACATTGCGCACAATTGGTATGCAGGTAAGCGCGAGCCCGATCAGCGATATTGGCCGCGGAATCGGTTGGCGAAGTTAGCGCGGGTAAATTTTGCACCGGGGCCGGTAACGGCGTCGTAAACATCAAAACATGATCGATCGTTTCCAGCTGGTTTGCGGTACGACCACTCGAGGGATAGGTGAATACGCGGTTAAGCTGCGCGGTCTCGGGACCCAGCGCGAAGCCTGCGCTGCTGGTATGGCACTCGAGACACTGACTTTCCGACGGAAAAATCCAGTCCTGGCCGTTACTGAGGACTGTCTTACCCCCCTTAACGCGCGTGGCCTCAGTTTGCTGTGGATTCCACTCATAGGTGTAACCGGCCCATACTCCGTCGGGGTGCCGCATCAAATGACGTGTCTCGACCAGGTTGCCATTGAGGCGGAAGTTTTTGACTATCACGGTACCGTTCGGAAATTCCCAGTCGTCCTCCGCATTGCGCGTTATCGTGGTGCCATTGGGCAGGCCAATGTAGCGCTCCTTCTGCGCGTCATCGGACCAAAATGGCGCGTTAATATCGTAAGGTAACAAGCCGGCATAAGGCTGGGTTATATCGACGGGATCGGTGCAACCGGTATTTGAAAGCAGGTCAGGTATCGTGTCGGGTGTCGGCGGCCCGGCCGGCACCAGCTTGCGCAAACGGCTATTGTTGATGTCGGTAAAATAAAGCTCGCCGCTTTGGTCGGCGCCGAAAGAGGTCGGGCCAAAATTCGTGTCTATCAGTTGATCGTTACTGTAACCCCCCTGTCCATCAGATTGCAGGGCCCAGATTCGACCCGATCCATAGTCGGCAAATATATAGCGCCCGACCAGTTCAGGGATTACCGAACCGCGATACACCTGCCCACCCGTAATCGAGTTACCCAGGCTGTGTGAATACTCCGATACGGGATCTATCAGGCCGCTGCCGCAACCTGAGGTATTAAAGTTGTGTGCGCCCTCGCGACAACGCCATCCGTAGTTACCGCCCAGTTCGATGGTATCGACTTCTTCGTAGGAACCTTGTCCGACATCGGCAAGCCAGAGTTCATTGGTATCGGTGTCGAAACTCCAACGCCAAGGGTTGCGTAAACCCCAGGCGTAAATTTCGGGGCAGGCGCTCGCATTTAAACCGGGCCCACATTTAGGATTCGCCGCGAAGGGATTATCGGCTGGAATAACGTAGGGATTGCCGGGAAAAGAAACCCCGGGTCCAAGGACATCGATACGTAGCATTGAGCCGAGCAAGTGCGAGGTGTTCTGCGCGCGATTGTTCGGGTCACCGCCGCTGCCCCCGTCGCCAAGCCCGATGTACAGGTAACCGTCGGCACCAAATGCAATGTCGCCGCCATTGTGATTATCGAAATCCTGGTCGACCCGGAGAATGACCTGTTCTACCGTACCCGCGCCCGGGTTCACCATGTTATCCAGGATAAATCGCGAGATCACCGAGCGCATCGCCGGGCCGCTATGATCGATGGTATAGGATAGAAAAATTTCCGGTGTCGTCGGGTAATCGGGATGAAACGCCATGCCAAGCAATCCGCCCTCGGACTGGGTTCGCACCACCCCCGATAAATCGAGATAGGTTGAAACGGCCGTGGCCGTGTCAGGATCGAAGGTAACTAGTTGCCCCGATTTACGCAGTACGAACCAACGGGGATCAGCCACGGGTTCCAGTATCATCTTGGTGGGTTGAGCAATATTGGGCAGGTTTGGAAACGGATCGATAACTGCAACGCTGGCATCCATGGTGGGTCGGGCAGGCGCGATACAAGTCTGGTTGTCGGGTCGATTATCGATCCCGGGTAATCCGCCGTTGAAATCATCATTAGTAATCGTGCCGACGGCGCTCGCCTGTGAAATTTGGGCTTCGTTCGGCGACGATAATGTCACCGTCAAGGTTTCACTCGCTTCGACGTCGGTATCACCCTGGATCGTAACGCTTATGGTTTGCAGGGTATCGCCCGCTGCAAATTGAATACTTCCGATCGACGCCTGGTAATCAATTCCGGCAGTTGCGGAACCATCCGATGTACTGTATTCAACCGTAACGGTTTCAGATGAGCTTTTTGACAGCGTTACCACAAACGTCATGCTTGCTGTGCCTGTGTCGCCTTCGGTGGCATCAGCGTTAGCAATGGATAGCGACGGCAATTCAACATCCGGTGATTCATCGTCAGAGCCGCCACTAGAACTACAGGCGCTGATCGTCAAAGCCATTAACAGAACAATGGCAACCATTAACGGTTTTTGATCCGAAGCCAGGGACGTTCGATCGCGCATGTTTCAAATTATAAACTAATTGGGCCTGGCAGCCTGTTAAATAGTTGGGTTGCAAATACGGCAAACAGAAATTTATTGGCAGTTGAAAAGCGAACATGCCACACTGATTCGCTATGGAGAGCACGGTAAACCTTCCGGTATGGCTGTTTATCCTGTTGCTGGTAACAGCCCTGCTGCTGGTGCTGGACCGAATCCTGCTGCCGGGGTTTCGCTGGTATTTACGGCGCCGCGTTAACCGGGTTATCGAAGAAGTTAACGCCCGGCTTGATATCGAGATCAGGCCTTTCCAGCTCACCCGCAAACAGGCGCTGGTCGATCAACTGGTGTTTGACGACAAGGTCGTCGCGGCGATGAAGGAATACGCGGCCGAGCACAGCATGCCGAAAGAAGTCGTGCAGGCCAAGGTTTTCCGGTATGCCAACGAGATTGCGCCGTCGTTTAACGCCTACATTTACTTTCGTTTTGGCTACTGGCTTGCCAAGACCCTGGGACGAATGCTTTACCGGGTGCGGGTCGGGTTTTACGACGACCGCAAACTTTCACAGGTCGATCCCAACGCAAGCGTCGTTTTCGTCATGAACCATCGCAGCAACATGGATTACGTGTTGGTGTCATTTCTCGTTGCCGAAAAAACTGCGCTCTCCTACGCAGTCGGGGAGTGGGCCAGGATCTGGCCGTTGCAATCCCTGCTTAAATCGATGGGTGCGTTTTTTGTGCGTCGTAACTCTCGCAATGTGCTGTATCGACGGGTGCTGGAACGCTACGTCAATCTCGCGACACGTGCCGGCGTTTGCCAGGCAGTGTTCCTCGAGGGCGGATTGACGCGAGACGGATTGCTGCGCCAGCCGAAGCAGGGATTTCTCGATTACATGCTGCGCGACTATCGTCCCGGCAGTGATCGCGATGTTGTTTTGGTGCCCGTGGGCATTAACTACGATCGTGTGCTGGAAGACATGAGCCTGGTACGAAAACTCGATCCGGAGGCTGAAACCAGGAGCCCCTGGTTTGTCATTAAAACGAGTTTAAAATTTGGATTGAAAACACTTTTGATGAGCCGCAAAAAACGCTGGCTAAGGTTCGGCTATGCCGGTGTCAATTTCGGTAAGCCGGTATCGGTTTTTGAGTATTGCCAACAGCACAACATCAATCTGTCTGAAATCGACCAGGCCAGGCGTTATCAATACATCGAAGCGCTCAGTCATCAGTTGATGGATGAAATTGCCAATGTGGTGCCGGTGTTACCGGTAGCGCTAATGAGTGAAGTTGTACTTGCCAACCAGTCTGACTCGCTCAGCGAACTGGGGGCAAAGACACTAGCCGTTACGCGCATCGAGGAACTGCATGCCCAGGGAGCCCCGATAAGAATTTCGACTAACACTTGCGAGGACGTATTGACGGCGGCGCTTTTGATGCTGGAGGGACGCGGATTTATCGAGCGTAGGGATGGTCTTATTCGACCGAGAGCGGAAGCGCTGGACCTATTGAATTACTATGCAAATTCAATCGACCAGTGGCAAACCGGGACATCGTCTCGAGTTGAATCTTGATTTAGAGCCCGCTAGCCGCGATCGCGTCGCAAGTGGTTATATGGATTTTCCGAACCTTTAGCGACCAACGCGGTTCTCAATCGGCGGTAGCGCAAGAAGAAAGTCGATCAGTGCTTCGCGGTCTTCCGCTGTTAAATTTCGGATTTCTTCGATCACTTTATCCATCGAGCCGGCGGTATACTCGCCGTCTGGAAGCTCACCGAATTTCAAAAACTCCTGTATCGCGGCCCGATCCCAATCTCCGATGCCGGTGCCCTTGTGGGGTGTTATGTTGGGTACCAGTTCGTCTTCTGGACCGTGTGCGTTACCTGCATATGCGAGGTTCTGTTGTAACGCACCAAACAGGTTACGGGGTGTATGACATTCGCTGCAATGACCCAGGGCTTCGGCAAGGTATGCGCCTCGATTCCATTGCGCGCTTCGTTCGGCATGTTGCTGGAATTTACCGGGATTGAAGAACAGCCATTTCCAGGCCTTTGCAGCAAACCGCCAACGCAGAAACCAGGCCAATTCGTGGGCGCGATTAGGCTGCACCGATGCCGGCAGCGACAGGATGTAGGCGTACAGGGCACGTACGTCCTCGACCGTCATGCGCGTATATGACGTGTAGGGGAATGCTGGGTAGTAGTCATAGCCCTCTGGTGATACGCCGTGATGTAGTGCGCGCTGGAAATCGTCGGCGTTCCAGTCGCCGATACCCGCAGTCTTGTGTGCGGTTATGTTGGGGGAATAGAAGGTGCCAAAAGGCGTCTCTAACGCCCGCCCACCGGCTAAAGGCTCGCCGTTTTCCGCCGTATGGCAATGACGGCAGCCACTGATCTGTAGCACGTATTCCCCGCGCGCAAGCAATGGGTCATCGGCCGGGGTTTGCGCGCCAGCACCGCATGGCAATGCCACGATGAGCATACTCAACGTGGCGAGTAAACGCGGTTTCAGGATCATGAATGCATCATAGGCAGCAGGCAATCGAATCGTCAACGAGCAGATATTCGTTGGGAAAATGCTGTGGGATTGTAAGGAAGCCCCTGAGCTTGCCGAAGTTCCAACCGATGGTGGTCGTTTGCACTGAAGCCCGGTGCCGCAGTTGGGTCACCGGGTTCTTTAATCTTCTCGAGTTGAATTCCGCCAGGCAGATCGTGGTCTTTATTGCATCTCGCGAAATTCGTCGTGACATCCCTTGCAGGATTTGCCAACTGGGCCGATTTTGGTCTTTAGCGCATCGATGCCGTTACCGGCTGCAGCGGCAAGCTCATTCACCGCCGTGGCGTATTTTTTACCATATTTACCAATCTCCGGATAAGTCGTCCAAATTTTCGGCAGGGCGGTGGTATCACCCATGTAATTGTCGATATCCGAGCCCTTTGGCCAATGGCGGCTGGCGTCGAGGTCAAGCAGGAGTTTCAGATTTCCAGCCAGTTTATTGGCCATGGCCGCGTCATAATCTATCTTGCCCTTCGCCATCGCGAACAGCGGCCCGACATTAAAGGCGCGCAACTGCATCTCACCCTGGCGTGCCTTGATTGCATTTTTAAGTGGATCATTCGCAGTGTAGCCGGGTGCGGCAAGCGTTAAGCCAATGAGCAGAAAAAAGAGTCTGGAAGCGGTTCTCATGATGGTTCTCCGTGGTTGTCCTGGTTACGGCTTGGTCGGGGGATTATATATGTTAATAAAATTACATCAAATTACTCATAATTGCGCTATAGTGCTGCAATTATGCAGCACATCAACTGGGACAATCTGCGCTATGTGCTGATGGTTGCCAACAAGGGATCGATCGCCGCGGCCGCGCGTGAGCTCGAAGTTAACCGCACTACGGTACTGCGGCGCATCAACCTGTTCCAGGAAAATCTCAATTGCCGTATTTTTGAACGTGGTGAATCGGGTTATGTTTTGACCCCGGAAGCGGAGAAAATGATCAATGCCGCGCGCGAAGTCGAGGACACGCTATTTACCATGCAACGCCAGATTGCCGGGCACGAGCTTAAACTCGAGGGCGAACTGCGGGTCACGACGACCGACTCGTTCATGGTATCAGTGCTGGGCCCCCACCTCGCGACATTCAACCAAGAATACCCACACATCGTCGTCGATTTACTGGTGACCAATAGTATTCTTGATCTCAATCGGCGCGATGCCGACGTCGCGATCAGGCCAACCCGGTACCCGGATTCGAGGCTGGTCTCACGGCGACTCTGCGATGTCGAGTTCGCAGTCTATGCATCTGCCGATTATCTAGAGTCGGCTGCGCCAGGTGCTATTGCCGATGGCCGTTGGATCGGCCTTGTCGACAGCCTGGGGGTAACGCCGATTGGCAACTGGTTCGAAACGACCATTGATGCCGCCAATATATGCATGCGCTGCGACTCGTTTGTTGCCCTCCGAATTGCCGCGGAAGCAGGTATCGGACTCGCGCTATTGCCGAGCTTTCTGGGCGATGCATCTCAAACCCTGACCCGGCTGGAATTTCCAACTGCCGAACTGACCACGGGGTTGTGGATATTGACCCATCCCGACCTGGTGCGTTCGGCCCGCGTGCATGCATTTATCGATCACTTCAGCGAAGCGCTTGGCTCGCCCTGATCCGGGTAATCGCGATCCCGCTCAGAATCATACCCAGTGCGACAAAATGCTGCCAGCTCACGGGTTCGGAAAGTAACCATGCGCCGCTGAAAAATGCGACTACCGGAACCAGGTAGTTAATCGTTGACAGGAAAGTAGGGCCAGCGCGATCGATCACTGCAAACAAGATGATCGTGGCAAGGCCGGTCGGACCGATGCCAAGCCAGATAACGGCGATCATCGAATCCTGGCTGATGTTATTGTTTTCAGGTGCCAGCAACAGCCAGAACGGCAGAATGACGAGGCTTGCCATGATGAGTACACCGCAGGCGCCCACCATCGGACTGAAGCGCGGTAAACGCTTGATCAGAATTGCATTGACCGCGTAGCAGGTTGCCGCGGTGAAGATAGCAAGCGCGCTCCAGAATTCGCGACCCCCACCTTCGAACACGGGCCCGAGCAATACCACGATCCCAGTAATACCCAGAGTGAAGCCGATTAGCTTGTAGCGATTGAGGGTTTCACCTGCGACCAGGTAGTGCGCAAAAATCATTGTCATCAGCGGCATGATCGCCATGATCATACCGGCGATCCCCGAGTTAACCGTTTGCTGACCCCACGAGATCAGAAAGAACGGCAGGGCGTTACCGGCAATTGCCATCAGTAGAAATCCCCCCCATATCCGCAGATCCTTCGGAATGCTCTGCCCACGCGCATACACCACCAGGGCCAGCACCATCGCACCAAGCACAAGACGATAGAACACGATAGAAACCGGGTCGATTGTTCTGACCGATATCGCGATGATTAAAAACGAGGTCCCCCATAACGCGACCAGGCCCATCAGCAGCGCCCAGTTCAGCAGGATTGTTCTTGAATTCAAGGCCTAGTCTTGCAGCTGAGGCAAGCTTCGATACAGCTCGAGTGCTTCCGGATTGGCAAGCGAATGGATATTCTTGACCGGGCGGTCATGCACGACTTCGCGTACTGCGAGCTCGACGATCTTGCCCGACTTGGTGCGCGGGATCTCGGCCACCTGGACAATTTTGGCGGGCACGTGACGCGGTGTGCATTTCGTGCGCACGAGGCGACGGATACGGTCCTCTAGCGCCGCGTCGAGGTTAATCCCCGGCTGTAACACGACAAACAGCACCACGCGCACATCGTCCTGCCATTGTTGACCGATGACGATGCTCTCGACAACTTCATCGAGTTGCTCGACATGACGGTAAATTTCGGCGGTGCCAATGCGCACCCCGCCGGGATTCAGGGTCGCATCGGATCTGCCAAAAACGATAATGCCGTTGTGATCGGTCAGCATGACGTAGTCGCCGTGATGCCAGACATTGTCGAAGCGTGCGAAGTAGGCGTTGTGGTACTTTTCGCCACTTTCGTCAGCCCAGAAGTAAACCGGCTGGCTGGGAAAGGTCTGGGTACAGACCAGTTCACCTTTCTGATTGCGCACGGGGTTGCCGTCGTCATCGAAAACGTCGACTGCCAGACCGAGACCGCGACACTGGATTTCACCGCGGTAAACCGGCAGCAGCGGGCAGCTGATCACGAAACAGGATACGATATCGGTGCCGCCGGATACCGAGGCAAGGCAGACGTCCTGCTTGATGTTTTCGTAAACATAATCGAAGCTTTCCGGCGCGAGCACCGAACCGGTCGAGGCAATCGTGCGCAGAGCCGACAGGTCGAACTTATCCATTGGGCGCAGCTTCGCGTTTTTCATCGCATCGATGTACTTGGCCGAAGTACCAAATATGTTCAGGTCGATTTCCTCGGCATAACGCCACAGCACTTCACCATCCGGGTAGAACGGCGAACCATCGTAGAGTACCAGCGTGGCCTGACTTGCCAGCGCGCTGACCAGCCAGTTCCACATCATCCAGCCCAGCGTGGTGAAGTAAAACACGCGATCCCCCGGGTGAATATCACAGTGCAGCATCTGCTCTTTCAAATGCTGGATCAGCGTGCCGCCCACCTTGTGCGTGATGCACTTGGGCTTGCCGGTGGTACCCGACGAATAGAGTACGTAAAGTGGATCGTTGAAGTTGCACGCGACGAACTCGATCTGATCGACCGGATTGTCGATAATGTTTTTCCAGTCAACGGCTCCCACCTGGTTGCCGAACCCGGCAAGGTTGACCTGGATAAGCTGCTCTACGCTCGGTAACTGGGCGCAGATATTCCTGATCTTGTCGCTGATCTCATGCCGTTTGCCGTTATAAAAATACCCGTCGACGGTAAACAGGAAGCGGGGCTCGGTCTGGCCAAAACGATCAACCACGCTGTCTTCGCCAAAATCGGGCGAAGTCGACGTCCAGACGGCACCGAGGCTGGTTGCAGCAAGCATCGCGACCACGGTTTCGGGCATATTGGGCAAATACGCGGCGACGCGATCGCCGGCTTCAAGCCCGTTAGACTTAAGCCACGCAGCGACGCTGGCAACCTGGTCGTAGAGTTCCTGGTAGGTCAGCGAGTACTCGACCTGGTCTTCGGCGCGAAAGTAAATGGCGACGTCGCTATTCCTTTTGCGCAGCAGGTTTTCGGCAAAGTTGAGCGTTGCATCGGGAAACCATTGCGCTTTCTCGATGTTTTCACCGTCGACCAGGATGCGCTCGCCCTTGTCGCCGATAATTCCACAAAAATCCCAGGTTTCCGACCAGAACGCTTCCTTGTTTTCGATCGACCACTGGTAGAGCGCATCGTAGTCGTCAATCGCAAGGCCATGGTTCTGATTAATCTGCTCGATAAAGCGCGTCATGTTGGCCGCGTCGATGCTGGCCTGGCTGGGTTTCCACAGAAGATCGGATTCATTCATAATATTATTGTCGTCTCGCGGCTCTCGTATCGTCATCCCGCGGCTTGACCCGATACGTCGGACCGGCGGGATCCAGTTAACTCAGCGTATCCGAAGGACACACATTACACCAGACAACCAAAAATCAAAATATTGTCGACCTGCGGCCGGATTATAATACCGGGTCACGCGGTTACGCCGCGGGACGGCACGGTTATTTACCTTTCCACACCGGGTCACGCTTCTCGGCAAACGCCTTGAAACCCTCCATGTTGTCTTCGCTGCCGTAAAGGGTATCGACCGTTTCAAACTGCCGCTTGGTAATCCAGTTCATTGCCTCCTGAAACTTCATTGCCTCGGCTTCGCGCGCGACCTCCTTGATCGACGCAAATACCAGCGGCGGTCCCGCGGCGAGTTCAAACGCAATTTCCCAGACTCTATCCATTAAGTCATCCGCCGGCAGAACCTCGTTAACCAGGCCCCAGCGCAGTGCTTCGGCACTATCCATCCAGCGACCGCGGTACAGCATTTCCATCGCCACGTGGTAGGGAATGCGCCTGGGCAGTTTTATCGTCGCGGCGTCGGCCAGCGTTCCGGCCTTGATCTCGGGCAGTGCGAAGCTCGAATGCTCGGAGGCATAGATCAGGTCTGCCGACAGCATCAGCTCGAAACCGCCGCCGACCGCCATGCCGTTGACCGCGGCAATTACGGGCTTGTTGAGTCCGCGCAATTCCTGCAGGCCGGCGAAACCGCCAACGCCGTAATCACCGTCGACCGCGTCACCGTCGGCGGCCGCTTTCAGGTCCCAGCCCGCACAAAAGAATTTATCGCCTGCGGTCTGTATGATCGCGACACGCAGTTCCGGATTGTCACGAAACTCACGGAAGGTTTCACCCATCAAGCGACTGGTCTTAAGATCGATGGCGTTAGCCTTGGGTCGATCCAGCGTTACTTCGAGAATCCCGCCTTCGCTGCGGGTCGTGATGACATCAGACATTTATTTTTGCTCCTCTAGAACAATTAGTGCATCGGCCGCGAACACGCCATCGCCCTGCGCACCGATCAGTAACGGATTAACGTCAAGCTCGACCAGTACTTGCGAGTTCGAGATTGCGTATTGTTGAACGGCAAGGATAGCATCCACGGTAGCCGTAATGTCCGCAGCAGGTTTACCGCGAAATCCGTGGAGTAGAGGCGCCGACCTGAGGCCCGCCAGAGCATCTTCGATTTCGCTGTGCCGTGCCGGGATAATCAGGGTTTTACTGTCTTGCAAAAGCTCGACCAGGATGCCGCCACTGCCGACGGTCAACACGAGTCCGAATTGCTGGTCGCGCGTGACCCCGACAATGAGTTCGGCCAGGGCTGGCTTCATGGTTTCGAGGTACAGCTGGTGGCTGAGCTTCAACAATTCGCTGGCCGCATTGTTGACTGCTTCAGGCGATGACAGGTTCAGTCGTACGGCGTTGAACTCGGTTTTATGCGCGAGGCCCAGTGTCTTCAGGACGACCGGAAATCCCAGGGCCTCGGCCTTTTCGATTGCTTCAGCTACCGAGTTCACACGGCCACCTGGCGGTATCGGCAAGCCTGCTGCAAGCAGCGCCAGTTTGGCATCGGACTCGTCCAGGGTAACCTGGTTCGCGGAGACCGGGGGCAATTCGATCACCGGGTCAGCCAGTCCCTGTTTCCATGCGATACCGATGTCGGCCGCGATTTCGGTCGCCTGCAGTGCTTCATCGATACCGAAAAAACTGACGATGCCACGTTCGCTGAAGTCTTCGGTATATTCCTCGGGAATATTTTCAGGCATACCGACCACAAAGGCACCCCGGGCGTGGTTGGCGGTCAGTGCTGCTTCGAAGGCGTCGACCGCGATATGCCACTCCCAGTCTTCGCAGCGCGCGTGATGCGGGAAATCAAGGATCAGGTAATTCAGATCGAAACCTACAGCCGTCATGGCGCGATAGGTGGCCTCCATTACCTCCCGGTTTGCCCAGCTGTAGGTCTGGTAATCAAGCGGATTTGCTACCTTGACCAGCGGGCCCAGTGCGGCCTCGATCGGTGCTTTCTGGTCAGCGTCGAGGTCGGGAAAGTAAATCTTGTGGCGCTCGGCGGCATCGGCAATGATGCTTGCCTCGCCTCCGGAGCAACTCATCGACGATACCCGGTAACCCTCGAGCGGCCCATGCTGGTGCAGCAGCTTCAGCGTTTCCAGGAACACCGGGATTGAGTCTGCCTGGCCAAAGCCATTACGGCGTAAAAAATCGCGGGTAACTTCGTGCGAGCCAACCAGCGAAGCTGTATGCGACATCGCTGCTACCTGCGATTGTTCGCTCTTGCCGACTTTGAATATCACGATCGGCTTGTTTAACGCGCGCGACTTTTGCGCGAGCTGCTCCATGGTAGCGATCGAGTCAAATCCTTCGACGTACATGCCGAGCGCGGTGACGCGTGGATCGTCGAGTATCGTGAGCGCGATCCTGGATATTCCCACCACTGCCTGGTTGCCGACGGTAACAACGTAGGCCAGCGGCAGGCCCCGTTGCTGCATCGTGAAGTTGATTGCAATGTTGGAGGATTGGGCAATGATGGCAACGCCGGTTTTTCCCGCTTGCAGTCGTTTGCCACCCTGCTGATCGGGCCACAACAGGGCGCCGTCCGCGTAATTGATGAAGCCGTAACAGTTGGGACCGAGGATCGGCATGTCGCCGGCGGCCGCGATCAACGCTGACTGCAGCTCACCGCCGGTCCGGTCCGCTTCGAGGAAGCCGGAGGCGTAGCATACCGCACCGCCGCAGCCGCGCTCACGCAATGCCCGGACGACGTCGATGGTGCCATGACGGTTCACCCCGACAAAAGCCGCATCGGGATCACCTGGCAGGTCTTCTACCCGCTTGAATGCCGTTAATCCCCGGATTTTGGTTTTCTCAGGATGCACCGGCCAGATGTCACCGCTATAGCCCATCAATTGGCACTGTTCGACCACACGGCTCGCATGCAGGCCGCCGATAGCGACGATCGATTTAGGACGCAGCAAGCGCTCGAGGGTAGACATTAGCCCCCCAACGGGCGCAACAGGTCACGCGAAATGATATGGCGTTGAATCTCTGAAGTACCATCCCATATCCTTTCAACCCGCGCATCGCGCCAGAACCGCTCCAGCGGCAATTCATCCATCAGGCCCATGCCGCCGAAAATCTGGATTGCCTCGTCGGTGACGCGCGCCAGCATCTCGGTCGCGTAAAGCTTGGCACTCGCAATTTCGCGGTTGGCCTCTAGCCCCTCGTCGAGACGCCAGGCA
This genomic window contains:
- a CDS encoding FAD-dependent oxidoreductase; this translates as MKSHYEVLVIGGGPAGLAAAAEASRVGLEVALVDEQAPGGQIYRNVSEAKNGAVNYLGRDYFRGQKLVNEFLNSGATFLNDASVWYLDERLETGLLIDGSSHFITAERLILATGAQERPMPLPGWHLPGVMTAGAGQILLKSAGIVPDGRLVLAGSGPLLLLLAWQYLQAGVKIEALVDTAPDSRFFEAISSLPRALAAVDYLFKGLTFMRAIRKARIPVYKNVYGLRAEGDESLESVCFNLTRSRAGNRIKVKIEADTLMLHQGVISNIRLPLAAGCNLVWDALQQNWKVRKDKWGQTSVKQVMVAGDCAGVVGARAAELQGRLCALQLGYELRAIGPGQRDRSAQQLNRSLNRHLSIRTFIDKLYAPGRAYQLPDDETLVCRCEEVNAGQVRQAVRMGCVGPNQVKAFTRCGMGPCQGCLCGSTVAALVADETGASMEQVGYFRVRPPFKPITLGELANT
- a CDS encoding PQQ-dependent sugar dehydrogenase, whose amino-acid sequence is MRDRTSLASDQKPLMVAIVLLMALTISACSSSGGSDDESPDVELPSLSIANADATEGDTGTASMTFVVTLSKSSSETVTVEYSTSDGSATAGIDYQASIGSIQFAAGDTLQTISVTIQGDTDVEASETLTVTLSSPNEAQISQASAVGTITNDDFNGGLPGIDNRPDNQTCIAPARPTMDASVAVIDPFPNLPNIAQPTKMILEPVADPRWFVLRKSGQLVTFDPDTATAVSTYLDLSGVVRTQSEGGLLGMAFHPDYPTTPEIFLSYTIDHSGPAMRSVISRFILDNMVNPGAGTVEQVILRVDQDFDNHNGGDIAFGADGYLYIGLGDGGSGGDPNNRAQNTSHLLGSMLRIDVLGPGVSFPGNPYVIPADNPFAANPKCGPGLNASACPEIYAWGLRNPWRWSFDTDTNELWLADVGQGSYEEVDTIELGGNYGWRCREGAHNFNTSGCGSGLIDPVSEYSHSLGNSITGGQVYRGSVIPELVGRYIFADYGSGRIWALQSDGQGGYSNDQLIDTNFGPTSFGADQSGELYFTDINNSRLRKLVPAGPPTPDTIPDLLSNTGCTDPVDITQPYAGLLPYDINAPFWSDDAQKERYIGLPNGTTITRNAEDDWEFPNGTVIVKNFRLNGNLVETRHLMRHPDGVWAGYTYEWNPQQTEATRVKGGKTVLSNGQDWIFPSESQCLECHTSSAGFALGPETAQLNRVFTYPSSGRTANQLETIDHVLMFTTPLPAPVQNLPALTSPTDSAANIADRARAYLHTNCAQCHRPGGPTPSTMDLRYTTLFSNTNTCDAIPLEGDLGISNARLIAPGDAARSLVISRASRRDSHGMPPLGSNLIDNLGVSLLASWINGLANCSL
- a CDS encoding 1-acyl-sn-glycerol-3-phosphate acyltransferase, which encodes MESTVNLPVWLFILLLVTALLLVLDRILLPGFRWYLRRRVNRVIEEVNARLDIEIRPFQLTRKQALVDQLVFDDKVVAAMKEYAAEHSMPKEVVQAKVFRYANEIAPSFNAYIYFRFGYWLAKTLGRMLYRVRVGFYDDRKLSQVDPNASVVFVMNHRSNMDYVLVSFLVAEKTALSYAVGEWARIWPLQSLLKSMGAFFVRRNSRNVLYRRVLERYVNLATRAGVCQAVFLEGGLTRDGLLRQPKQGFLDYMLRDYRPGSDRDVVLVPVGINYDRVLEDMSLVRKLDPEAETRSPWFVIKTSLKFGLKTLLMSRKKRWLRFGYAGVNFGKPVSVFEYCQQHNINLSEIDQARRYQYIEALSHQLMDEIANVVPVLPVALMSEVVLANQSDSLSELGAKTLAVTRIEELHAQGAPIRISTNTCEDVLTAALLMLEGRGFIERRDGLIRPRAEALDLLNYYANSIDQWQTGTSSRVES
- a CDS encoding cytochrome c, with translation MTIRLPAAYDAFMILKPRLLATLSMLIVALPCGAGAQTPADDPLLARGEYVLQISGCRHCHTAENGEPLAGGRALETPFGTFYSPNITAHKTAGIGDWNADDFQRALHHGVSPEGYDYYPAFPYTSYTRMTVEDVRALYAYILSLPASVQPNRAHELAWFLRWRFAAKAWKWLFFNPGKFQQHAERSAQWNRGAYLAEALGHCSECHTPRNLFGALQQNLAYAGNAHGPEDELVPNITPHKGTGIGDWDRAAIQEFLKFGELPDGEYTAGSMDKVIEEIRNLTAEDREALIDFLLALPPIENRVGR